GGTTTCGCGACGAGGGGCTGACGAGCCTGTACTCGGGCGAGCGCGTCTACAAGAACTCCGAGCGCCCGACCGTGTACGGCGAGGTGGACATGCTCGAGGCGAT
This region of Deltaproteobacteria bacterium genomic DNA includes:
- a CDS encoding ATP:cob(I)alamin adenosyltransferase produces the protein MTSLYSGERVYKNSERPTVYGEVDMLEA